The DNA sequence ACGCACGATGATACGGCCACCAGACAGACCTTTACCTACGTAGTCGTTACCTTCACCGACCAGATCCAGCGTGATACCTTTTGCCAGGAACGCAGCGAAACTCTGACCAGCAGTACCGTTCAGGGTCACGTGAATGGTGTCATCAGGCAGACCTGCACCACCAAAACGTTTAGCCACTTCACCGGACAGCATAGTACCCACGGTTCGGTTGATGTTTTTCACCGGCAGTTCAATACGGACTGGCTGACGGTTTTCCAGCGCAGGCATTGCTTGCTTGATCAGTTCCTGATCCAGTGCCTTATCCAGCGCGTGGTCCTGAGTACCGGCATGCAGACGAGGTTCATCAGCACCAATCACTGGTTGATAGAACACATTGCTGAAGTCCAGACCCTGTGCTTTCCAGTGTTCAACACCGGCACGTTTGTCCAGCAGATCAGAACGACCGATCAGATCTTCAAACTTACGGATACCCATCTCAGCCATCAGTTCACGCACTTCTTCAGCTACGAAGAAGAAGTAGTTCACCACGTGTTCAGGCTGACCGGAGAAGCGTTTACGCAGTTCCGGATCCTGGGTTGCAACACCAACCGGGCAGGTGTTCAGATGGCATTTGCGCATCATGATACAACCTTCAACTACCAGTGGCGCGGTCGCGAAACCGAATTCGTCAGCACCCAGCAGAGCACCGATGATAACGTCACGACCAGTTTTGATCTGACCATCAACCTGCACACGGATACGGCCACGCAGACGGTTCATTACCAGTGTCTGTTGTGTTTCTGCCAGACCCAGTTCCCATGGAGAACCAGCGTACTTGATAGAAGATAGCGGAGATGCACCAGTACCGCCATCGTGACCGGCGATGACCACGTGATCCGCTTTCGCTTTGGATACACCGGCAGCAACGGTACCCACACCGACTTCAGATACCAGTTTCACAGAAACGGATGCTGATGGGTTGGCGTTTTTCAGATCGTGGATCAGCTGTGCCAAATCTTCGATCGAGTAGATGTCGTGGTGCGGTGGCGGAGAAATCAGACCTACACCCGGTACCGAGTGACGCAGGAAACCGATGTATTCAGATACCTTGTGACCTGGCAACTGACCACCTTCACCTGGTTTAGCACCCTGTGCCATCTTGATCTGGATCTGATCAGCGTTAACCAGATATTCGGTAGTAACACCGAAACGACCTGATGCAACCTGTTTGATCGCAGAGCGCAGACTGTCACCGGCTTGCAGTTCCAGATCACGTTCAATACGTGATTTACCGATAATTTCAGACAGCAGTGTTGGCTGGCTTACCGGAATGAAACGGTTCGCATCTTCACCACCTTCACCGGTGTTTGATTTACCGCCGATACGGTTCATCGCAACAGCCAGTGTGGTGTGTGCTTCAGTTGAAATAGAACCCAGAGACATCGCGCCTGTTGCGAAGCGTTTAACGATATCTTTTGCTGATTCAACTTCTTCCAGCGGAACAGGTTCAGCTGCTTTCTTGATGTCAAACAGACCGCGCAACGTCAGATGACGTTTAGTCTGGTCGTTGATGATCTTCGCGTACTCTTTGTAGCTTTCGTATTTGCCGCTACGGGTAGAGTGCTGCAGTTTGGCGATCGCATCCGGCGTCCACATGTGGTCTTCACCACGGGTACGGAACGCATATTCACCACCGGCATCCAGCGCATCGATGAGCACAGGATCAGCAGAGAATGCAGCTTCGTGCATGCGGATAGTTTCTTCCGCTACTTCAAACAGGCCGATACCTTCAATTTTGGAAGGCGTGCCGGAGAAGTATTTGTCGACGAACGCTTTCTTCAGACCAACCACTTCGAAAATTTGCGCGCCGGTGTAAGACATGTAAGTGGAGATACCCATCTTGGACATGACTTTACACAGACCTTTCCCGACTGCTTTCACGAAGTTAGAGACATATTTCTCTTCTTTCGCGGCATCGCCATTGGCCATTTCACGCATTGTTTCCATTGCCAGCCATGGGTGGATAGCTTCCGCACCGTAACCAGCCAGCAGAGCAAACTGATGTGTTTCACGGGCAGAACCGGTTTCCACTACCAGACCAGTGTTGGTACGCAGACCTTTTTTCACCAGGTGCAGATGCACGGTGGAGGTCGCCAGCAGGGCCGGGATCGCGATATGGTCACGGTCGATGTTACGATCGGAGATCAACAGAATGTTCGCGCCGCCACGTACCGCATCTTCCGCTTCCGCCGCCAGCGAAGCCAGACGTGCTTCCACACCTTCTTTGCCCCACGCTAACGGGTAGCAGATATTCAGTTCGTGCGAACGGAATTTGCCGTTGGTGTATTGCTGAATGTTGCGGATCTTCTCGATCTTGGCTGCATTCAGGATCGGCTGTGCCACTTCCAGACGGATTGGCGGGTTGATGTCAGCGTTGTTCAGCAGATTCGGACGTGGGCCGATGAAAGACACCAGCGACATAACCATCTCTTCACGGATCGGATCGATCGGTGGGTTGGTTACCTGTGCGAACAGCTGACGGAAGTAGTTGTACAGCGTTTTATTTTTGCTGGACAGTACTGGCAGTGCTGAATCGTTACCCATGGAGCCGATGGCTTCTTCGCCATTTATTGCCATAGGTTCCAGCAACATTTTTGCGTCTTCCATGGTGTAGCCGAACGCCTGCTGGTAATCCAGCAGCGATGC is a window from the Tolumonas auensis DSM 9187 genome containing:
- a CDS encoding glutamate synthase-related protein encodes the protein MEPAVPQRQGMYDPVNEHDACGVGFVAHMKGQKSHSIVEQGLLILKNLDHRGAVGADPLQGDGAGILIQIPDQLYREELAKQGIALPVTGEYGVGMVFLPQEAASRLACQEEIERAVRGEGQIVLGWRDVPVNRDMPMSPAVRAKEPVIRQIFVARGPDVLVTDALERKLYIIRKRASHAIRALKLKHCNEFYVPSFSARTVNYKGLLLADQVGVYYNDLADPRCVSALAMVHQRFSTNTFPTWDLAHPFRMIAHNGEINTVRGNVNWMRARERSVTSPVLGADLDKVWPLIYPGQSDSASFDNALELLIMGGYSMAHAVMMMIPEAWEKHSLMDENRRAFYEYHAAMMEPWDGPAAVAFTDGRQIGATLDRNGLRPARYLVTKDDLVVMASESGVLPIEDSRIAKKWRLQPGKMFLIDLEQGRIIDDKELKDSLANSKPYREWLSKVRINIDEIPGEAQPFEKKASLLDYQQAFGYTMEDAKMLLEPMAINGEEAIGSMGNDSALPVLSSKNKTLYNYFRQLFAQVTNPPIDPIREEMVMSLVSFIGPRPNLLNNADINPPIRLEVAQPILNAAKIEKIRNIQQYTNGKFRSHELNICYPLAWGKEGVEARLASLAAEAEDAVRGGANILLISDRNIDRDHIAIPALLATSTVHLHLVKKGLRTNTGLVVETGSARETHQFALLAGYGAEAIHPWLAMETMREMANGDAAKEEKYVSNFVKAVGKGLCKVMSKMGISTYMSYTGAQIFEVVGLKKAFVDKYFSGTPSKIEGIGLFEVAEETIRMHEAAFSADPVLIDALDAGGEYAFRTRGEDHMWTPDAIAKLQHSTRSGKYESYKEYAKIINDQTKRHLTLRGLFDIKKAAEPVPLEEVESAKDIVKRFATGAMSLGSISTEAHTTLAVAMNRIGGKSNTGEGGEDANRFIPVSQPTLLSEIIGKSRIERDLELQAGDSLRSAIKQVASGRFGVTTEYLVNADQIQIKMAQGAKPGEGGQLPGHKVSEYIGFLRHSVPGVGLISPPPHHDIYSIEDLAQLIHDLKNANPSASVSVKLVSEVGVGTVAAGVSKAKADHVVIAGHDGGTGASPLSSIKYAGSPWELGLAETQQTLVMNRLRGRIRVQVDGQIKTGRDVIIGALLGADEFGFATAPLVVEGCIMMRKCHLNTCPVGVATQDPELRKRFSGQPEHVVNYFFFVAEEVRELMAEMGIRKFEDLIGRSDLLDKRAGVEHWKAQGLDFSNVFYQPVIGADEPRLHAGTQDHALDKALDQELIKQAMPALENRQPVRIELPVKNINRTVGTMLSGEVAKRFGGAGLPDDTIHVTLNGTAGQSFAAFLAKGITLDLVGEGNDYVGKGLSGGRIIVRPNADFTCNPGDNTIIGNTVMYGATSGHAYLCGVGGERFAVRNSGATAIVEGVGDHGCEYMTGGTVVVLGQTGRNFAAGMSGGLAYVLDEDNTFATRCNLSMVTLEKVLPTAEQSTAEPWHNDQSDEDHLKALISQHAKYTGSPRAKTILADWDAYRGKFVKVYPNEYRRALQEMTAAPQEKEIA